From Alloacidobacterium dinghuense:
ACGCCATATGCGCATTTATCGTGTCGCCGCTGTTCAACGTGACTCCGGACGAAGTCATATCGATAGCGGGAATGGTGGGGCTTGCACCGTTCGTATAAAGCCCGGTAGAGTCGGAACCTTCCCCGCTGTTGTTGTAGAAGTCGAATTTAATCGCAACGCTTTTGGGTATCCCTCCCGTGCCGGTTGTGGTGTAAGGCCCGTAACCTAACCCTCCGCCTGAAGGGCCGAGCGCCTTCGGTCCCTGCGCCTGGATCGTGAACGTGAAGCCATCGGCGTGAGCATCGGAGAGCTGGAACGAAAAGTCGTTGGTAAACGACTGAACATTCATGAGCGCGTTATAGAAAACGCTGCCGGCCTGAAACGTCCCGCCACTCGTCAGCTGCAAACGGCTGTCGTCGCTATGCAACGCACTGCCATTCAGAGTCAATCCTGTAACCGAAGAAAACCCGCTTCCAAAATTAATGCCCGCGCCTGAGTACTGAATCGAATACGTTCCTCCACCAATAATGCTCGGCGTCAGGCTGCTGGTCGCCATAGCCTGCACCGTTTCCGTACTATTCACAGTGATCGGACCGTTGTACTTGGGAGAATTCACCGTCGGCGTGGAGCCGTCAGTCGTGTAGTAAATCACCGCCCCAGGCGCGGCATCGCTCAGTGTGACAACCTGCGCCGAAGTATAGGAACCAGGAGCAGGCGTAAAGACCGGAGCTGGCGTCTGCGTTAGAAAGGTGAAGATGGCAGAGCTTGAGCTCTGCAAATAGCCCGGCGCGCTCACAACCGCGCGAATCGTGGTCCCCGTGGAAATAGTAAAAGGCCCTGAATATGGAATCGCCGCAGGAGTCGGAATTGTCCCGTCTGTCGTGTAGTAGATGGAACTGCTCGGGATAGAGCTGGTGATCGCGACTTGCTTTGGCCCCGCAAAGCTGCCCCCATCTGGATTGATTACCGGAGGTGGCGCCTGTTGCACTCCGTTGAGCGGGCCATAGACGTCTACCTGATACGCAGCACCTACATATACTTTCCCATTTGTAACTACAGGAACGACGAATTTCGTCGCCGGGCCTGCATCATCGCGGGCTGTATTCGTGTCACTCTTGTAAATCGGGTTGATCGCATTGTTGGCATCAAATGCATATAGAACCGCCGACCCATTCGAGTTATACGCATCGCTTCTAACTGCCCAGACAATCCCGCTTTGTGGGCCGTTGGAAGATATAACCGGACTGGCGCCTGGAAACCCTGAGTTAACGCTCGCGGTATTGCTCGGTGTTGTGCTCAACAGCCCATTCGTAAGATCGAACCGCTTGAGCGTATCTCCATTGCCCCACATGTAGACGTGTCCGTTCCAGTACGCTGGAGTACTCCACAATCCAGCGGTCTGGCCCAAAATATCCTGAATGATATTCGTGTTAGAGGTTCCTCCAGGCGCATATCCACCAAGGCTATCGCGATCGAGAAGAAGGATTCGCCCCTCTTTGCCGACTTGCAGTAATTCGTGAGTGTGCAAGCCCGGCTGATCGGGAAGCATCAATTCTCCGCCTGATCCCTGATCGAGGTCTCCATTAGAAAGCGTGGCCTGGTTGAATGGAGTAAATGCGCTGCCGGGCGTGAAGCTTCCATTCGCGAGATCGAGGCGAACGATGCTGTCACCATAATCCACATTCGCCGACAGTGGAGGATAGCTTGTATAAGAGCCGTTGCCAGTCGAAAGAAAGATGCGTCCGCCATTACTCCCCGTATCGACGGGCAACCCAGCACCGGCACCCCACACACCATTGCCGTATCCGTTGGGAGAGAGACAGATAACTCCCGTTTGCTGCAGAGTGCTGGCGTTGTAGGCCATCACCCACCCGTGCCATGGCCCGTTATCTCCGTGTGAACCAAACGCTATATAGAGGTAACCGCCAAAGAGATCGAGAGCCACACGATTCATTTGCCATGTCGGGCTGAACGCAATTCGCCCACCCGAACTTCCATTTCCGTTACCGGTGACAGTTGCAGAGATCGGCAGCGATGGACTGCCCCCTTGCTCCGCGCCCGTGATCATGTTCAACGCGTGAATGCGTTGAACATACGTTCCGTTTTCCTTCGTCTTCGCTACAACGTAGAGAGTCCGGCTCGCCAGGTCATATACCGGAGTCGACGTAATCCCAATCTCGGGAACAATGTCATGGGTTCCAATATCCGTACTCGGCACCGTCGTCGCGCCTGCGGCTGCGCCATGCGTTGGGTCAAGCATGCTCGCCTTCCACAATGGCAGCCCATTCGCTCCGCCATTCGTGTCCGCGTCAAACGCATACACGCTGTCATGCTCGGTCGCAATGTAGATAACATTGTGAACGAGACCATCCGACATCGTGATACCGCTGACATAAAGCGGTTGCGCATAGACATACCCATCCACGGCTATGCTGAACAACTTGCCGAAACTCGTAGTGTTCACGTTCGCAGGCGTCAGCAGCGTCTCCTGCGTATTCGCACCTGCATGCATATTGTCATATCGCCATGTAGGAACATTGACCGCCGTGGCTGTCTGCGCGCTTGCCCCGATCGCCTTCATCGCGAACACAACCAGGAACATCGACGAGAGACAGACTCCGCCGGATCGGCAAATCAGCTTTCTGACATCGGCAGCGAAAGACTTAAGAACCTGGGAAGTAAAAATAGATTGCACGTGATCGCATCCATGAGGGGGTGTCTAGTTTTTGTTCACTCTCAGGGAGTTCGCGCTTGATGCGTCTCGTGCAAAAATCCGCAACAATTTATTGTTGCGATTCCCCAGAGCGTTACTTGCCCTCCCGCAGGGTGCAATTCATCGGCCACGAACCATCGACAGAAAGCCACCGTGGCACTCATCATGAAAAGCTGGGATTCTTGTCCGTATTTTTCTCTTTGCAGTAAGAAAGAAGCAGATCACGTCGGAAGAAAAGGAGATTACGATTTTTGCAAGCAGTTACTACTTTTGGTTAACCCTTAACAAGCATTCGTAGGCTCGTCATGCCTTTAGACATGCAGAGCTGTTACCAAAATGCGAACTTTCCCTAGTTACTCATGTTGATTACCGCTGCTGCAATTTGCGTCGGCGCTATGCAAGCGGTCAGGATGGTTACATGCTCAATGTGAAGATCTTGGCGACCGTGGCGCTGTTAATCGCTATACCAGTACCAATCCACGCAGAAGACGGAATAGCGTGGGAGGTGCATGGCAACTGGTACGCAAATCAGATTGCTCTTCGCAAGGGTGATGCGATCGCTCCCGGTGCAGTT
This genomic window contains:
- a CDS encoding chitobiase/beta-hexosaminidase C-terminal domain-containing protein, which translates into the protein MFLVVFAMKAIGASAQTATAVNVPTWRYDNMHAGANTQETLLTPANVNTTSFGKLFSIAVDGYVYAQPLYVSGITMSDGLVHNVIYIATEHDSVYAFDADTNGGANGLPLWKASMLDPTHGAAAGATTVPSTDIGTHDIVPEIGITSTPVYDLASRTLYVVAKTKENGTYVQRIHALNMITGAEQGGSPSLPISATVTGNGNGSSGGRIAFSPTWQMNRVALDLFGGYLYIAFGSHGDNGPWHGWVMAYNASTLQQTGVICLSPNGYGNGVWGAGAGLPVDTGSNGGRIFLSTGNGSYTSYPPLSANVDYGDSIVRLDLANGSFTPGSAFTPFNQATLSNGDLDQGSGGELMLPDQPGLHTHELLQVGKEGRILLLDRDSLGGYAPGGTSNTNIIQDILGQTAGLWSTPAYWNGHVYMWGNGDTLKRFDLTNGLLSTTPSNTASVNSGFPGASPVISSNGPQSGIVWAVRSDAYNSNGSAVLYAFDANNAINPIYKSDTNTARDDAGPATKFVVPVVTNGKVYVGAAYQVDVYGPLNGVQQAPPPVINPDGGSFAGPKQVAITSSIPSSSIYYTTDGTIPTPAAIPYSGPFTISTGTTIRAVVSAPGYLQSSSSAIFTFLTQTPAPVFTPAPGSYTSAQVVTLSDAAPGAVIYYTTDGSTPTVNSPKYNGPITVNSTETVQAMATSSLTPSIIGGGTYSIQYSGAGINFGSGFSSVTGLTLNGSALHSDDSRLQLTSGGTFQAGSVFYNALMNVQSFTNDFSFQLSDAHADGFTFTIQAQGPKALGPSGGGLGYGPYTTTGTGGIPKSVAIKFDFYNNSGEGSDSTGLYTNGASPTIPAIDMTSSGVTLNSGDTINAHMAYDGTTLTMTIADAVTGKSFSQNFAINIPQIVGGNAAYVGFTGGTGGLSSSQKILTWTFVSNAAVATQTPAISPSTGSFATAQKVTITDAISGAVIYYTIDGSTPTTASSVYSGPLTISSGTVKVSAMAVAAGNAPSPVTSATITILPPAAVVPMFTPSGGTYIGAQTVAITSRTAGSTIYYTTDGSTPTASSSVYSSPISVSGNQAIDAIAMAPGYSVSQVGSAAYVIQTTGQGINFGSGFTGTAGIALNGSAQINSALSALQLTNNATFLAGTAWATTPVNVSAFTSDFIFQMQNPVADGFTFAIQSNGATAKGSSGGSLGYATISNSFALKFDIYNNQGEGKDSIGVYTGGAQPMTPATDLTGSGIVLTSGDVFHVHLVYNGTALQVSITDTNTSASYATTFPVNIPGALGTSQGYAGFTGGTGGSTVTTNILSWTFTPVSAQVTADPTFSPAPGTYTNAVQVSLSSLTPNATIYYTMDGSQPSHTSAVYSAPIQVSGNSLTIKTFASAANYSDSPIVTGSYVIQPPSVALPAISPAAGTYTSSQVVSISQPASGAQIYYTTDGSTPTVASTRYSGPFMIIGSQTVKAIAFVSGVGQSNVATTAYVIQDGGEAINFARGFAGAQGLTFNGSAANLNDGTLKVTDNAATHEGGSVFFNAPVDIRQFQTSFTFQLLNAAADGFTFTIQSNAPTALGPNGGGLGYGPDTPGGTGGIPNSAAIKFDLYSNQGEGANSTGLYTGGASPTIPAIDMTSSGINLHSGDPMLANVSYDGTTVTLTLTDLTTSKTFAQKFTVNIPSIVHANSAYVGFTGGTGGLLALQKILNWTYTQTALTQ